A single window of Meiothermus sp. DNA harbors:
- a CDS encoding TatD family hydrolase, with translation MTDTHCHLDFMEPEETQAAIEASRDFKAILTIGTNPVRNRKALALAEAHPHIWAAVGLHPTEAGLLSPELEADLHHLAQHPRVRAIGETGLDFYWTPETRQAQYQALDFQHRLAQTLGLPLIFHVRSKEGGQAETEIADWLQLNKPAKFVLHAFGGHPKLLEVGLLLGAYFGFAGPLTYKKNAALREAAREIPLNRLLIETDAPFLPPEPHRGKRNHPALARLTLAKLAEILGMEFEAMEKITDHNAQVCFGF, from the coding sequence ATGACCGACACCCACTGCCATCTCGATTTCATGGAGCCCGAGGAAACCCAGGCCGCTATTGAAGCCTCGAGGGATTTCAAGGCCATCCTGACCATCGGCACCAACCCCGTCCGCAACCGCAAGGCCCTGGCCCTGGCCGAAGCCCACCCCCACATCTGGGCGGCGGTGGGCCTGCACCCCACCGAGGCCGGGCTTTTGTCACCGGAGCTCGAGGCCGACCTGCACCACCTGGCCCAGCATCCCAGGGTTCGCGCCATCGGCGAGACCGGGCTGGACTTCTACTGGACGCCCGAGACCCGGCAGGCCCAGTACCAAGCCCTGGACTTCCAGCACCGCCTAGCCCAGACACTGGGGCTGCCGCTCATCTTTCACGTCCGCAGCAAGGAGGGGGGTCAGGCCGAGACCGAAATAGCCGACTGGCTCCAGCTCAATAAACCTGCGAAGTTCGTGCTACATGCCTTTGGAGGACACCCAAAGTTGCTGGAGGTGGGGCTCCTACTGGGAGCCTATTTTGGCTTTGCCGGGCCGCTAACCTACAAGAAGAACGCCGCTTTGCGTGAGGCTGCCCGAGAGATTCCCCTGAACCGCCTGCTCATCGAAACCGACGCCCCTTTTCTGCCCCCCGAACCCCACCGAGGTAAGCGCAACCACCCGGCTTTAGCCCGCTTGACCCTGGCTAAGCTGGCCGAAATTCTCGGCATGGAGTTTGAAGCGATGGAAAAAATTACCGATCACAACGCCCAGGTCTGTTTTGGGTTTTGA
- a CDS encoding lipocalin family protein: MRRWPMALLLLLAGCLPSLQPVDPSRPPSADNWGPNNAPLEWWYVSGYLPEEGLAFHWALFKAYAPQNWQVGFINPAIFFPGPYHASHIALTDLRTNQKLFEERFDFRTDRPRGDSLVAYPPLRIEQGDWKLVQMGNSYQLSAGPIQVRLTPLKPAVVHPPGYSGTAETGRMYYVSFTRMALEGVIAGRPVQGEAWMDHQWGDQIGTQGNTTGLGALWDWFGLHLSDGTDLMLYRVKNAKEEVVQLAGSATLPNGQIRELGNLQMTPLESWISPSGRVYNLSWQVAAEGLSLRLEPLRKDQELLTASTQVAYWEGPVAGSGTWQGQTVQAKGMGEFVAGPYDPPGSLFRFPGQGR, from the coding sequence ATGCGCCGATGGCCGATGGCCCTGCTGCTGCTTCTTGCCGGATGCTTGCCCAGCTTACAGCCGGTAGACCCCAGCCGCCCGCCCAGCGCGGACAACTGGGGGCCCAACAACGCGCCCCTGGAGTGGTGGTACGTCTCGGGCTACCTGCCCGAGGAGGGGCTGGCCTTTCATTGGGCTTTGTTCAAGGCCTACGCGCCGCAAAACTGGCAGGTAGGCTTTATCAATCCCGCTATTTTTTTCCCCGGCCCCTACCACGCCTCGCACATTGCCCTGACCGACCTTCGCACCAACCAGAAACTATTCGAAGAGCGCTTCGACTTCCGCACCGACCGCCCGCGCGGCGACAGCCTGGTGGCCTACCCCCCCTTACGCATCGAGCAGGGCGACTGGAAGCTGGTGCAGATGGGTAATAGCTACCAGCTCTCGGCAGGCCCCATTCAGGTGCGCCTGACCCCCCTCAAGCCTGCGGTGGTGCATCCGCCGGGGTACTCGGGCACCGCCGAAACCGGGCGTATGTACTATGTTTCTTTTACCCGCATGGCCCTCGAGGGCGTGATTGCAGGCAGGCCGGTGCAGGGCGAGGCCTGGATGGATCACCAGTGGGGCGACCAGATTGGAACCCAGGGGAATACGACCGGCCTGGGGGCGCTCTGGGACTGGTTTGGGCTGCACCTCTCCGATGGCACCGACCTGATGCTCTACCGGGTCAAGAATGCCAAGGAGGAGGTGGTTCAACTTGCTGGAAGTGCCACGCTACCCAACGGGCAGATTCGCGAGCTGGGCAATCTCCAGATGACCCCTCTGGAAAGCTGGATCTCGCCCAGTGGGCGGGTCTACAACCTTTCCTGGCAGGTCGCCGCTGAGGGCCTGAGCCTCCGCCTCGAGCCCTTGCGAAAAGACCAGGAACTCCTGACCGCCTCGACCCAGGTGGCCTACTGGGAAGGCCCCGTGGCAGGCAGCGGAACCTGGCAAGGCCAAACTGTGCAGGCGAAGGGCATGGGCGAGTTTGTAGCCGGGCCCTATGACCCGCCCGGTAGCCTGTTTAGGTTTCCAGGGCAGGGGCGATAG
- a CDS encoding type II toxin-antitoxin system RatA family toxin: MPEVVSELFIPKPPSEVYAAARDLAGLKPYLKDVETLEVLEDHGSTSRTRFVAVAMGKKVHWIEDERWYDAELRNEFDSKEGDFEVYRGSWTFLPEGEGTKAVLRLEYELNIPIFGGLLQKLVKKLMQENIDDLLRGLKERCTA; the protein is encoded by the coding sequence ATGCCGGAAGTAGTCTCCGAACTCTTCATCCCCAAACCCCCATCAGAAGTCTATGCGGCCGCCCGCGACCTGGCCGGGCTCAAGCCCTATCTCAAGGATGTAGAAACCCTCGAGGTACTAGAAGACCACGGCAGCACCTCGCGTACCCGGTTTGTGGCGGTTGCCATGGGCAAAAAGGTGCACTGGATTGAGGACGAGCGCTGGTACGACGCCGAGCTTCGCAACGAGTTCGACAGCAAAGAGGGCGACTTCGAGGTCTATCGGGGCTCCTGGACATTTTTGCCCGAAGGCGAGGGTACCAAGGCCGTGCTCAGGCTCGAGTACGAACTCAACATTCCCATCTTTGGTGGCCTGCTGCAAAAACTGGTCAAAAAACTCATGCAGGAAAACATAGACGACCTGCTGCGCGGCCTCAAAGAGCGCTGCACCGCTTAG